The Sulfurimonas lithotrophica genome includes a region encoding these proteins:
- the recJ gene encoding single-stranded-DNA-specific exonuclease RecJ — MEILNKQKIFELLSSRFDEEKTLSQIPNPSLLKDADKAASRIAKAIKNNEKITLVGDYDVDGISATAIMCDFFAQIPYPLDAVIPNRFNDGYGVSPTILNRIDADLVISVDNGITAIEAADICKERGIDLIITDHHTPGEILPRAYAIVDPKLKECQYPFKEICGAQVAWLLLGLLKRKLSINIDMKQFLDILTIAIIADVMPLININRLLVKEGLKVLMNSSRPASVIIKDFINKPYISSEDIAFAIAPRINAAGRLEDASIALNFFRAKDVNIAYNYFNRLNNLNEQRKETEAYTTKQATASVNKNDKIIVVAGEDWHEGVVGIVASRLTDKFGRPSIVLNIEDKKAKGSARSIGEVDIYKLLAANNNLLNGFGGHKMAAGLSIDKENIYSFTKAINESAKNIPDSCFLPKDDVLGILDSSSIDIELLNIFDMFEPYGEANKRPTFLIQNAYIEDIKIFGREKNHSKIIIRQNKDDLNSLELTLFREVFEMPQNKKITCSYTVNKNIWNNRISTQLLINKIYI, encoded by the coding sequence GTGGAAATACTAAATAAACAGAAAATCTTTGAGCTTCTAAGCTCAAGATTTGATGAAGAAAAAACTCTTTCACAAATCCCAAATCCTTCCCTTTTAAAAGATGCCGACAAGGCAGCTTCTAGGATAGCTAAAGCTATAAAAAACAATGAAAAAATCACACTTGTAGGTGATTATGACGTAGATGGAATTTCAGCTACAGCTATAATGTGTGATTTTTTTGCTCAAATTCCTTATCCCCTAGATGCAGTAATCCCAAATAGATTTAATGACGGTTACGGTGTGAGCCCGACTATTTTAAATAGAATCGATGCAGATTTAGTTATAAGTGTGGATAATGGGATAACTGCTATAGAAGCAGCCGACATATGTAAAGAACGCGGGATAGATTTAATTATTACAGATCACCATACACCCGGTGAAATACTTCCTCGCGCATATGCAATAGTAGATCCAAAATTAAAAGAGTGCCAATATCCTTTTAAAGAGATATGCGGTGCACAAGTTGCATGGCTACTCTTAGGTCTATTAAAAAGAAAATTATCTATAAACATAGATATGAAACAATTTTTAGATATATTAACTATAGCAATAATTGCGGATGTAATGCCACTTATAAATATTAACCGCTTACTCGTAAAAGAGGGATTAAAAGTTTTAATGAACTCTTCCCGACCTGCATCTGTCATAATAAAAGACTTTATAAACAAACCATATATAAGCAGTGAAGATATTGCTTTTGCAATTGCACCACGCATCAATGCTGCAGGAAGATTAGAAGACGCTTCTATTGCACTGAACTTTTTTAGAGCAAAAGACGTAAATATTGCCTATAACTACTTTAACCGATTAAACAATTTAAACGAACAAAGAAAAGAAACTGAGGCATATACTACAAAGCAAGCTACGGCATCCGTAAATAAAAATGACAAAATTATAGTTGTCGCAGGTGAAGATTGGCACGAAGGAGTAGTAGGGATAGTTGCTTCAAGACTTACGGACAAGTTCGGAAGACCGAGTATAGTTCTTAATATTGAAGATAAAAAAGCTAAAGGAAGTGCAAGAAGTATAGGTGAAGTTGATATTTATAAACTTTTGGCAGCAAACAATAATCTTCTAAATGGTTTTGGCGGTCATAAAATGGCGGCGGGTCTTAGTATAGACAAAGAAAATATATATAGTTTTACCAAAGCTATAAATGAGAGTGCAAAAAACATCCCGGATTCATGTTTCTTACCAAAAGATGATGTACTTGGTATTTTAGACAGCTCATCTATAGATATTGAACTCTTAAATATATTTGATATGTTTGAACCATATGGTGAAGCAAACAAACGTCCGACTTTTTTGATACAAAATGCATATATTGAAGATATAAAAATCTTTGGTCGTGAAAAAAATCATTCTAAAATAATAATCAGGCAAAATAAAGATGACCTAAACTCTCTTGAGCTTACACTATTTAGAGAAGTTTTTGAAATGCCTCAAAATAAAAAGATAACTTGTTCATATACCGTAAATAAAAATATATGGAATAATAGAATATCAACTCAACTACTTATTAATAAAATTTATATATAA
- a CDS encoding CTP synthase has translation MTKYIFVTGGVLSSLGKGITAASIGTLLKHSGKKVGMLKIDPYINVDPGTMSPLEHGEVFVTKDGAETDLDIGNYERFLDTSYLKSSNFTTGQIYSSVIERERAGGYLGQTIQVIPHIVGEIVKRIKEAGEGHDILVVELGGTVGDIEGLPFMEAIRQMKHDEEVAGTFFVHVTLIPYIKAAGELKSKPTQHSVQELRRIGITPQMIIARSENQLPKSFKKKLAMSCDVHQDAVIEANDAASIYDVPMSFLRQDILSPIAKALELGDLTPDMEEWDSLVKKIVQPKGKVVIGFVGKYLELKESYKSLTEALIHSGAHLDARVEICWVDSEEIEERGPETLLADCDSVLVAGGFGNRGVEGKIKAIEYARVNKIPYLGICLGMQLTLVEYARNVLGLDDANSIEFDENCKNPMIYLISDFLDQNGEAQLRTHSSPMGGTLRLGEYPCETKEGSILRKAYNGEKIIYERHRHRYEANPAYREQLEKAGMIVTGESNGLIETVEIKDHPWFLGVQFHPEFTSRLQSPNPSILAFVKASLEVH, from the coding sequence ATGACTAAGTATATTTTTGTAACGGGAGGGGTTTTAAGTTCTCTTGGAAAAGGGATTACTGCTGCTAGCATCGGTACACTACTAAAACACTCCGGTAAAAAAGTAGGTATGCTAAAAATAGATCCATATATTAATGTAGATCCCGGTACTATGAGCCCACTTGAGCATGGTGAAGTATTTGTAACAAAAGACGGTGCCGAGACTGATTTGGATATAGGTAATTATGAACGTTTTTTAGATACATCTTATTTAAAGAGTTCAAATTTTACTACCGGTCAAATATACTCAAGCGTAATAGAACGTGAACGTGCGGGCGGATATCTTGGTCAAACCATTCAAGTAATTCCCCACATAGTCGGTGAGATTGTAAAGCGTATAAAAGAAGCCGGCGAGGGTCACGATATACTTGTAGTTGAACTTGGCGGAACTGTAGGAGATATAGAAGGTTTACCGTTTATGGAGGCAATCCGTCAAATGAAACATGATGAAGAAGTAGCAGGTACTTTTTTTGTTCATGTAACACTTATTCCTTACATAAAAGCTGCAGGTGAATTAAAATCTAAACCAACTCAACACTCTGTTCAGGAACTTCGCCGTATCGGTATAACTCCGCAGATGATTATTGCCAGAAGTGAAAACCAACTTCCAAAATCATTCAAGAAAAAATTAGCTATGAGTTGTGACGTACACCAAGATGCTGTTATAGAAGCTAATGATGCGGCATCTATATATGATGTTCCTATGAGTTTTTTAAGACAAGATATACTAAGTCCAATAGCTAAAGCACTTGAATTAGGGGATTTAACACCGGACATGGAAGAATGGGACAGCCTAGTTAAAAAGATTGTTCAACCTAAAGGCAAAGTCGTTATAGGTTTTGTGGGAAAATACCTTGAATTAAAAGAGAGCTACAAATCTTTAACGGAAGCACTTATTCACTCAGGCGCACATTTAGATGCAAGAGTTGAAATATGCTGGGTAGATTCTGAAGAGATTGAAGAACGTGGTCCTGAAACACTACTTGCCGACTGTGATTCTGTTTTAGTTGCGGGAGGATTCGGTAATCGTGGAGTTGAAGGCAAAATAAAAGCTATAGAATATGCTCGTGTTAATAAAATACCGTATCTTGGAATATGTCTAGGTATGCAACTTACACTCGTAGAATATGCTAGAAATGTCCTTGGTTTAGATGATGCAAATTCTATAGAGTTTGATGAAAACTGCAAAAACCCTATGATATATCTAATTTCGGACTTTTTAGACCAAAACGGAGAGGCACAACTTCGTACGCATAGCTCGCCAATGGGTGGTACTTTACGTTTAGGAGAGTACCCATGCGAAACTAAAGAGGGCTCAATTCTTCGCAAAGCTTATAACGGTGAAAAAATTATTTATGAACGCCATCGTCATCGCTATGAAGCGAATCCGGCTTATCGTGAGCAGCTTGAAAAGGCAGGAATGATAGTTACCGGCGAATCAAACGGTTTAATTGAAACAGTTGAGATAAAAGATCATCCTTGGTTTTTAGGCGTTCAATTCCACCCTGAATTTACATCACGCCTGCAAAGTCCAAATCCTTCTATACTTGCATTTGTTAAAGCAAGTTTAGAAGTTCACTAG
- a CDS encoding cation:proton antiporter, whose product MDKVLLIIVLALGISTVLSLLLKRIGVSQIIGYIFTGTILAYSFGLQDSSQSSTLEHIGEFGIVFLMFTIGLEISLSKMNRMKKEIFGNGFMQATFTAIAILIISFFIFKLNFVTSLIISTAFALSSTAVVLSYLKSSKEIYAPYGQRATGILIFQDIAVIPLLILLGFLTNEANQSVWIIIRDTFISALIVVSILFFIGRKVVSWLLHFSASSEEDELFMGSVLFIVISASLLASYFGFTYSLGAFVAGMVIAETKYHHKVEYDIAPFKDILLGTFFIVVGMKIDISYFINNIALIIGIFVLVLLLKTVITFLVLRLSSDNSTSLKTALSISQVGEFSFVIFAVASMGGLIDKELESLLLLIVIFSMMITPFFISHINGFVDTFIKDDSYVLLDEKDFKSRQGHIIVCGYSDIGKSVAEHLDEMGIPYVIIDNNPKNVQLALKQNKEVYLGDMSELSMIEALHTESCASVIVTLDNIDKKKAVCETIREYTKDIHLIAKVVSQEEKNKLRGIDIDVIVDGKYEVGRILVDKMMVCQMRN is encoded by the coding sequence ATGGATAAAGTTTTATTAATAATAGTACTGGCATTAGGTATATCAACTGTTCTAAGTTTGCTGTTAAAAAGAATAGGCGTATCTCAAATAATAGGATATATTTTTACAGGTACGATTTTAGCATACAGTTTTGGGCTTCAAGATTCAAGTCAATCAAGTACTTTGGAGCATATCGGTGAGTTCGGTATAGTTTTTTTGATGTTTACTATAGGTTTGGAGATATCTCTTTCTAAGATGAACCGTATGAAAAAAGAGATATTTGGAAACGGTTTCATGCAGGCTACATTTACGGCTATTGCTATTTTAATAATAAGTTTTTTTATATTTAAATTAAATTTTGTAACATCACTGATTATCTCAACGGCATTTGCACTTTCATCAACCGCAGTAGTTTTAAGTTATCTCAAATCCTCAAAAGAAATATATGCACCTTATGGTCAAAGAGCTACCGGTATATTGATTTTTCAAGATATTGCGGTTATCCCTTTACTTATATTACTGGGGTTTTTAACAAACGAAGCTAATCAATCTGTATGGATAATTATCAGAGATACGTTTATAAGTGCTCTTATTGTAGTCTCAATACTCTTTTTTATCGGTAGAAAAGTTGTTTCTTGGTTGTTGCATTTTTCTGCCTCTTCGGAGGAAGATGAATTGTTTATGGGGAGTGTTTTATTTATAGTTATTAGTGCATCCCTTTTAGCTTCATATTTTGGTTTTACTTATTCACTGGGTGCTTTTGTAGCAGGTATGGTTATAGCCGAGACAAAGTATCACCACAAAGTCGAATATGATATAGCACCGTTTAAAGATATCCTTTTGGGGACTTTTTTTATTGTAGTAGGTATGAAAATAGATATATCGTATTTTATAAATAATATAGCATTAATTATAGGTATATTTGTTCTGGTTCTTCTTTTAAAAACGGTAATTACATTTTTGGTTTTAAGACTAAGTTCCGATAATTCAACATCATTAAAAACAGCATTGTCGATATCTCAAGTCGGTGAATTTTCATTTGTAATTTTTGCAGTGGCAAGTATGGGAGGTTTAATCGATAAAGAATTGGAATCGCTTTTACTTTTAATAGTAATTTTTTCTATGATGATTACGCCTTTTTTTATTTCACATATAAATGGTTTTGTAGATACTTTTATAAAAGACGACAGTTATGTACTGCTTGATGAAAAAGATTTTAAATCACGTCAAGGACACATAATAGTTTGCGGTTACAGTGATATAGGTAAGTCGGTTGCAGAGCATCTGGATGAAATGGGAATACCCTATGTAATAATAGATAACAATCCGAAAAACGTACAACTTGCACTTAAACAAAATAAAGAAGTTTATTTAGGAGATATGTCTGAGCTTTCTATGATTGAAGCACTTCATACCGAAAGTTGTGCATCTGTTATTGTAACATTAGACAATATCGATAAGAAAAAAGCTGTTTGTGAGACTATACGGGAATATACAAAAGATATACACTTAATAGCCAAAGTTGTATCTCAAGAGGAAAAAAACAAGCTTAGAGGTATTGATATCGATGTTATAGTCGATGGAAAATACGAGGTTGGTAGAATCTTGGTGGACAAGATGATGGTTTGTCAGATGAGGAATTAA
- the pyrE gene encoding orotate phosphoribosyltransferase — protein sequence MDIKKIYMDAEALLEGHFKLSSGNHSQFYLQSAKVLEDPKTAKLLADALAKQIKESGLEVDTVCAPALGGLIAGFALAQALDVRYIFAERVDGKMNIRRGFEVKKGERVLMCEDIITTGGSAMEAAAVVESLGGKIVGVAALANRGFCKRENSSIETKPNCKLPQNIPFFALEDFTFEMYSPDKCPLCKDGSEAIKPGSRGN from the coding sequence ATGGATATAAAAAAAATATATATGGATGCAGAGGCTCTTTTAGAGGGTCATTTTAAACTAAGCAGTGGTAATCACTCACAGTTTTATCTACAATCCGCAAAAGTTTTAGAAGATCCAAAAACTGCTAAACTTCTAGCCGATGCTCTTGCAAAGCAGATCAAAGAGAGCGGACTTGAAGTAGATACCGTATGTGCACCTGCTCTTGGTGGACTTATTGCCGGATTTGCTTTAGCACAAGCACTTGATGTTCGTTATATTTTTGCAGAGAGAGTTGATGGCAAGATGAATATCCGTCGCGGTTTTGAAGTAAAAAAAGGCGAGAGAGTTTTAATGTGCGAAGACATCATTACAACAGGCGGAAGTGCAATGGAAGCTGCAGCCGTAGTTGAGTCTCTTGGCGGTAAAATAGTCGGTGTAGCAGCTTTAGCTAACCGTGGTTTTTGTAAACGTGAGAACAGTTCTATTGAGACTAAGCCAAACTGTAAACTTCCGCAAAATATTCCGTTTTTTGCGTTAGAAGACTTTACGTTTGAGATGTATTCACCTGATAAATGTCCACTTTGTAAAGATGGAAGCGAAGCTATAAAGCCGGGTTCAAGAGGAAATTAA
- the frr gene encoding ribosome recycling factor translates to MLNDVYSQCEEKMQGSVEHMHRDFKTLRTGKVSTTVLDNVKIDYYGTMTPLDQVGSVTAIDATTIAINPWEKHLLGDIEAAINTANLGVNPNNDGDFIKLFFPPMTSEQRQETVKQMKGMVEDAKVSVRNDRKKANDAVKKLEKDKEITQDESKVAQENIQKLTDKYIAKIEEDAKAKEIEVLKV, encoded by the coding sequence ATGTTAAATGATGTTTATAGTCAATGTGAAGAGAAGATGCAAGGCAGTGTTGAACATATGCATAGAGATTTTAAAACTCTAAGAACAGGTAAAGTAAGTACTACTGTTTTAGACAATGTAAAAATCGACTACTATGGAACAATGACGCCTCTTGACCAAGTCGGTTCGGTAACGGCTATAGATGCAACAACTATTGCTATCAACCCTTGGGAAAAACATCTGTTAGGTGATATTGAAGCCGCTATAAACACTGCAAATCTCGGAGTAAATCCAAATAATGACGGTGACTTTATCAAACTTTTCTTTCCACCTATGACAAGTGAGCAAAGACAAGAGACTGTTAAGCAGATGAAAGGAATGGTTGAAGATGCTAAAGTTTCTGTAAGAAATGACAGAAAAAAAGCAAACGATGCCGTTAAGAAACTTGAAAAAGACAAAGAGATTACTCAAGACGAATCAAAAGTTGCCCAAGAAAATATTCAAAAATTAACTGATAAATATATAGCCAAAATTGAAGAAGACGCAAAAGCTAAAGAGATTGAGGTTCTTAAAGTTTAA
- the secG gene encoding preprotein translocase subunit SecG, whose product MTTSFLLIVQIVLVILIVIAVLLQKSSSIGLGAYSGSNDSVFGAKGPNSFLAKVTFTIGFLFVVNTITLGYMYSKSAEESVVDNLTENTNVVAPAAKETNTSK is encoded by the coding sequence ATGACAACTAGTTTTTTACTTATTGTTCAAATAGTTTTAGTGATTTTAATCGTAATCGCTGTACTATTACAAAAAAGCTCAAGCATCGGTCTTGGAGCATATAGCGGTTCAAACGACTCAGTTTTTGGAGCAAAAGGACCAAACAGCTTTTTAGCAAAGGTTACATTTACGATAGGATTTTTATTTGTTGTAAATACAATCACTTTAGGTTATATGTATTCTAAATCGGCTGAGGAATCGGTCGTAGATAACTTAACTGAGAATACAAATGTTGTAGCGCCGGCAGCAAAAGAAACAAATACTTCAAAATAA
- a CDS encoding metal ABC transporter substrate-binding protein, whose protein sequence is MSLKNIIIVLFLLILIVGYALLKPEQKIQNHSSKNSIVLSTFALYDAAKHIGKDKFKLSSVLPFGSDAHSYELTPKKMAEIQDSSLFVYSGASLEPWISKISSPNMLDMSKYVNLIHLEEDHHHHHHHEDESHHEDEEVSHKEAIDPHYWLDINNMIKVAQKLTQEFVKLSPKNKDFFESNKNEYIKTLKEMDKRYKEELSLCKKDTIIVNHNAFSYLGKTYNFHIESINGLSTESMPSPDDVKHILHEIKEKNVSIIFFESFASDKLIKSIAKDVNVKVDTLQPLGNITKDEQNLTYAEIMDKNIRKIKQALECR, encoded by the coding sequence ATGAGTTTAAAAAATATAATTATCGTTCTTTTTCTTTTGATTCTAATAGTTGGATATGCTCTATTAAAACCTGAACAAAAAATACAAAATCACAGTTCAAAAAATAGTATTGTATTGAGTACTTTTGCACTTTACGATGCAGCTAAGCATATTGGTAAAGATAAATTTAAGCTCTCCAGTGTACTGCCTTTTGGAAGCGATGCACACAGCTATGAGTTGACACCTAAAAAAATGGCTGAGATACAAGATAGTTCTTTATTTGTATATAGTGGAGCTTCGCTAGAACCTTGGATTTCTAAAATATCTTCGCCTAATATGTTGGATATGTCAAAATATGTGAATTTAATCCATTTGGAAGAAGATCATCACCATCACCACCATCATGAAGATGAAAGTCATCACGAAGATGAAGAAGTTTCTCACAAAGAGGCAATAGATCCTCATTATTGGTTAGATATAAATAATATGATAAAAGTGGCTCAAAAACTAACGCAGGAGTTTGTTAAACTATCTCCAAAAAATAAAGATTTTTTTGAGTCAAACAAAAATGAGTATATAAAAACTTTAAAAGAGATGGATAAGAGATATAAAGAAGAACTATCTTTATGTAAAAAAGATACTATTATCGTTAACCATAATGCTTTTTCATATCTTGGTAAAACGTATAATTTTCATATAGAGTCTATTAATGGTTTATCAACTGAAAGTATGCCCTCACCAGATGATGTTAAACATATACTCCATGAAATAAAAGAGAAAAATGTCTCTATTATCTTTTTTGAAAGTTTTGCAAGTGACAAACTAATCAAATCTATCGCAAAAGATGTAAACGTTAAAGTTGATACTTTACAACCTTTAGGAAATATTACAAAAGATGAGCAGAATTTGACATATGCTGAGATTATGGATAAAAATATTAGAAAAATCAAACAAGCATTAGAGTGTAGATGA
- a CDS encoding metal ABC transporter ATP-binding protein produces the protein MNFKLPIFDVENLNFNVGGVNILSNVSLQIFNSQYIAIIGPNGGGKTTLIRLLLGLERLNSGKIKIYGKTHSEFKEWYKIGYVPQRASHVDINFPATVLDIVKMGRTAQRKIFSTMSKEDETLVLDAMEQMDIMHLKDKMVGTLSGGQRQRVMIARALASQPEVLILDEPNTGVDVASQNRFYSLLRKLNKEKKITIIFITHDIGVIADDIARLFTVNQKVITCNNPKQALSCDEMSELYGIEAHLIHNHKHGH, from the coding sequence ATGAATTTTAAATTACCGATTTTTGATGTAGAAAATCTTAATTTTAATGTTGGCGGGGTAAATATTTTATCTAATGTATCTTTACAGATTTTTAACTCCCAATATATTGCTATTATCGGACCAAACGGTGGTGGAAAAACAACTTTGATTCGTTTATTATTGGGACTTGAGAGACTAAATTCCGGTAAGATTAAAATTTACGGCAAGACACACTCGGAATTTAAAGAATGGTATAAAATAGGATACGTCCCTCAACGTGCATCTCATGTTGATATTAACTTTCCTGCTACTGTTTTAGATATTGTAAAAATGGGTAGGACTGCTCAGAGGAAAATCTTTTCTACAATGAGTAAAGAGGATGAAACTTTAGTGTTAGATGCAATGGAGCAGATGGATATAATGCATCTAAAAGACAAGATGGTAGGTACGCTCTCAGGTGGACAGCGTCAACGTGTCATGATAGCACGTGCACTTGCATCTCAGCCGGAAGTTTTGATACTTGATGAGCCAAATACAGGTGTAGATGTAGCATCTCAAAACAGGTTTTATTCACTTCTTCGCAAACTAAACAAAGAGAAAAAAATAACTATTATTTTTATAACACACGATATCGGTGTTATAGCTGATGATATTGCAAGACTTTTTACGGTAAATCAAAAAGTTATAACCTGTAACAACCCAAAACAAGCTTTAAGCTGTGATGAGATGAGTGAGCTTTACGGGATAGAAGCTCATCTAATCCATAATCATAAGCATGGACATTAA
- a CDS encoding metal ABC transporter permease: MIEMLSYDFMQRAFLAGVIIATLASISGTFVVLRRYSMISETLAHSALVGVAVGLVAGYNPLWIAVLVALFSAWLIEYLRSNFAIYSDAVLAIMLSGSLALAVIIVSLGGSFNNSLMSYLFGSILSVSYEDVITIFVFGFIALGILLTFSKEFYFIAYDEEIAKVSGIKVKLLNFLLVSVVAIIIALSIRIVGTLLIGALMVIPTVSALQYKFGFFKTTMLALGFALLSVISGMVLSYHFSLPSGATIVLSVLIIFILSLIINKK; the protein is encoded by the coding sequence ATGATAGAGATGCTTTCATACGACTTTATGCAACGTGCTTTTTTAGCAGGAGTCATTATAGCTACACTCGCATCTATAAGCGGTACTTTTGTTGTACTTAGACGCTATTCTATGATAAGTGAAACGCTTGCGCATTCTGCTTTAGTAGGAGTTGCTGTTGGTTTGGTAGCTGGATATAATCCACTATGGATAGCTGTACTTGTAGCACTTTTTTCGGCATGGCTTATAGAATATCTGCGTTCAAACTTTGCAATATACTCAGATGCGGTACTTGCTATTATGCTCTCTGGTTCACTTGCTTTAGCAGTAATTATTGTATCTCTTGGCGGTTCTTTTAACAACTCGCTAATGTCATATCTATTTGGCTCAATATTATCTGTTAGTTATGAGGATGTTATAACAATCTTTGTATTTGGTTTTATTGCTTTGGGTATTTTACTTACGTTTTCTAAAGAGTTTTATTTTATAGCATATGATGAAGAGATTGCTAAAGTTAGCGGTATAAAAGTTAAACTACTTAATTTTTTACTCGTTAGTGTTGTTGCTATTATTATTGCTTTATCTATAAGAATAGTCGGAACACTCTTAATTGGTGCACTTATGGTTATCCCTACAGTTTCGGCTTTACAGTATAAATTTGGCTTTTTTAAAACAACTATGTTAGCATTGGGTTTTGCCCTACTAAGTGTAATTTCGGGAATGGTTCTATCATATCACTTTTCACTTCCAAGCGGTGCTACCATAGTTTTATCTGTTTTGATAATCTTTATACTTTCTCTAATAATAAATAAGAAATGA
- a CDS encoding methyltransferase domain-containing protein, whose amino-acid sequence MKISQEFSKYAKSYGTYNIIQNKVIKHLLSKLPRDKKMPLNILDLGCGSGSLCKKINWKYKHFIGVDFASGMLELHPKSKKIECIYGNFNDDTLFENLITYNYDFVFSASALQWAEDLDKVFKNIKTLDAPVGLAIFTAGTFKTLNKTAGLKSILRDAQEVNKLQKKYFDADFEVINYKLEFENTREMFRYIKKSGVSASRKVLNYKQTKNLVNNYPLNYLEFEVVFISSKGI is encoded by the coding sequence ATGAAAATATCTCAAGAATTTTCAAAATATGCTAAGTCATATGGTACATACAATATTATTCAAAATAAAGTTATAAAGCATCTACTCTCAAAACTTCCAAGAGATAAAAAGATGCCTTTAAATATTTTAGACTTAGGTTGCGGTAGTGGAAGTTTGTGTAAAAAAATAAACTGGAAATATAAACATTTCATAGGTGTTGATTTTGCTTCGGGTATGTTGGAACTGCATCCAAAATCAAAAAAAATAGAGTGCATCTATGGTAATTTTAACGATGATACTCTTTTTGAAAACCTTATTACATATAACTATGATTTTGTTTTTTCGGCTTCTGCTTTGCAATGGGCAGAAGATTTGGATAAGGTATTTAAAAATATAAAAACACTGGATGCACCGGTTGGGCTTGCCATTTTTACGGCAGGGACTTTTAAAACTTTAAATAAAACAGCGGGATTAAAATCAATCTTAAGAGATGCGCAAGAGGTAAACAAACTACAAAAAAAGTATTTTGATGCAGACTTTGAAGTTATAAACTATAAGTTAGAGTTTGAAAATACAAGAGAGATGTTCAGGTACATAAAAAAAAGCGGAGTCAGTGCATCTAGAAAAGTTTTAAATTATAAACAAACAAAAAATCTGGTTAATAACTACCCTCTTAATTATTTAGAATTTGAAGTAGTATTTATATCATCTAAAGGTATTTAA
- a CDS encoding competence/damage-inducible protein A: MNFYAVIIGTEILNSRREDKHFDFLKKELAKYGHELFASFIIKDDKTLIKNTYEMIKKDENAILFSFGGIGSTPDDLTREIAAEIFTSKPLQTNEKFKQDILDRFGAEAYPHRIHMADIPVGSELIFNPVNNMSAFSLENRFFFVPGFPSMAHPMLESVIAKNFSVSKKKYRYTLLAKTSENTLITLMNQVPDEVELSSLPMFKNNKASVELSLSGYDKTLLEKYFDMFENELSLKNIDFKKV; this comes from the coding sequence ATGAATTTTTATGCAGTAATTATCGGTACGGAGATTTTAAATAGCAGACGTGAGGATAAGCATTTTGATTTTTTAAAAAAAGAACTCGCTAAATATGGACACGAACTCTTTGCTTCTTTTATCATTAAAGACGATAAAACACTTATAAAAAATACCTACGAGATGATAAAAAAAGATGAAAATGCTATTTTGTTTTCTTTTGGAGGTATAGGCTCGACTCCTGATGATTTAACACGTGAGATAGCTGCTGAGATTTTTACATCTAAACCCTTACAAACAAATGAAAAGTTTAAACAAGATATTTTGGATAGGTTTGGAGCTGAAGCGTATCCTCATAGAATCCATATGGCAGATATACCTGTTGGTTCAGAACTTATTTTTAACCCTGTAAATAATATGTCTGCGTTTTCTTTAGAAAACAGATTTTTCTTTGTCCCGGGTTTTCCATCTATGGCTCACCCAATGCTTGAGAGTGTTATAGCTAAAAATTTTAGTGTATCTAAGAAAAAATACCGCTATACGCTTTTAGCAAAAACAAGTGAAAATACTTTAATAACTTTAATGAATCAAGTGCCTGATGAGGTGGAGTTATCTTCTTTGCCAATGTTTAAAAATAATAAAGCATCGGTAGAGTTATCATTAAGCGGTTATGATAAAACTCTTTTAGAGAAGTATTTTGATATGTTTGAAAATGAGTTGTCGTTGAAGAATATTGATTTTAAAAAAGTTTGA